In Oryza sativa Japonica Group chromosome 11, ASM3414082v1, the following are encoded in one genomic region:
- the LOC4350851 gene encoding disease resistance protein Pik-2-like, producing MTELASGAVSSLLVVIRNEAALLGGVRDDVQFIKEEMESMHSFLGHLARSAPQGGEHDEQVCTWMKQVRLLAQDCNNCIDLYLYSGNPEIHRAKGRLRRHLWWAYWYLRKMVAQHRAAIQLCQLKDRARDVGERRMRYGVEVPATTKAAAPDAEGGYAAGDDEDYEDHSARRAVYEPPALEDYVNAKLLEWAEEIPPDAIETLSIAIVAPDTDNKEVLDLARDTLVVPGNYYHRSITVNVPAVHADFLPLRPKEILYYILRELEPGSQKHVTYQGDPWQDYYNIYCGKKRVLHKIKRNIEKMNVYKKLEKIKSDIKDGQHKSDKQLLLQLQKKGVDQVDLHVLVQLLLLQSQQDQANNKAVDMYKLPEWNYDNIMKIARKLKKHMEADEELNEQISVEKRTTKQGGGGENKEEKDKGDGDREEGKEENEKDKGEADGEGEQEEEMKDKEKGGEERKEEPHHEKQEHKKEKEVKEEERKEEQNKEKEEREGTEEKQVGGGEKKEEKEDGDDDGVIDDNYDEEEEEEEEDDDPIHLHEAQYVQILLEVFPKITSSKAQQQDKSEAKQATNTATTTLDEVRIKQMINDAKRDILRELRGGKSDKNEATGEPDVPPDKNQPTGEHAGVPDQNGEACFEELELKIEEIKQELKEQLKIKGIVDKIKHHLQGECPLIILKVDDMMDGSRWEEFRRALSLLECSADALIFTTESTEQAKGYCYPPREPIDHCSHVGLYHHTVLELTSKQKNKSNYDPRIFLDILKECEGHEFCMRIFTHAVYANPKKSTEELSKLHSTLQDSQKSFDAIAKNMLMYSYNDLPKEYKSCLLYLAIFPKGQKIRRSTLIGRWVTEGLTFKEDWPSSVRQANQCFDALIRRWLVYPADIGATGKIKSCEVGDLVHGFITTIARKQHIVETRLSHHLARHFSIFNDLRLRSSDRIQTFFQSLSQSSRVSLLKVLDLEGCQCFGVKNQRYLKDICNKMLLLKYLSLKGTNITQLPREINCLRELEVLDIRETMVPANATVNVLLLKLKRLLAGHIDPSLRNFRTSVHIPHRIDKMVNIEVLSNVKAQRSDDLEDIGKLWQLRKLGVVINAKKSHLEKLLKAISDLHECIRSLTITIPTTTLEGTPSNPELPDHIDSNLPHPKKLESLSISGARYLFPLLIKSDNNKLAKVTLSSTQLNQDDLEVLAKLPKLQCVRLRHISCTESMLIFKKDDFKCLKYLLIEGFNLTNITFENRSACELEKMVLSSTSIESISGVDRLPKFKELELNNSPVPNEVKEAIENNKRINLKCNEP from the coding sequence atgacTGAGCTCGCTTCTGGCGCCGTGAGCTCACTGCTGGTGGTCATCCGCAACGAGGCGGCTCTTCTCGGCGGTGTCCGGGACGACGTGCAGTTCAtcaaggaggagatggagagcaTGCACAGCTTCCTGGGGCACCTGGCCAGGAGCGCTCCACAGGGTGGCGAGCACGATGAGCAGGTGTGTACATGGATGAAACAGGTGCGGCTGCTCGCCCAGGACTGCAACAATTGCATCGACCTCTACCTGTACTCTGGGAATCCAGAGATTCACCGCGCCAAGGGCAGACTCCGGCGACACCTCTGGTGGGCTTACTGGTACCTGCGCAAGATGGTCGCGCAGCACCGCGCGGCCATCCAGCTATGCCAGCTCAAGGACCGGGCGCGGGACGTCGGCGAGCGACGGATGAGGTACGGCGTGGAGGTTCCAGCCACGACAAAGGCTGCTGCACCTGACGCAGAAGGTGGCTATGCTGCTGGAGATGATGAAGACTATGAGGATCATTCTGCTCGAAGGGCCGTCTATGAGCCCCCCGCTCTGGAAGACTACGTGAACGCAAAACTATTGGAGTGGGCAGAAGAAATTCCTCCAGACGCCATTGAGACGTTGTCCATCGCCATTGTGGCACCGGATACAGATAACAAGGAAGTCCTTGATCTTGCACGCGATACTTTGGTTGTTCCAGGCAACTACTACCATCGCAGTATCACGGTCAACGTCCCGGCGGTGCACGCCGATTTTTTACCGCTACGACCTAAGGAGATTCTCTACTACATCTTACGGGAGCTCGAGCCCGGATCCCAGAAGCACGTCACATATCAAGGTGACCCTTGGCAAGATTACTACAATATTTACTGTGGCAAAAAAAGGGTGCTTCATAAAatcaaaaggaatatagaaAAGATGAATGTTTACAAGAAGCTTGAGAAGATCAAGAGTGATATTAAAGATGGACAACATAAGAGTGACAAGCAGCTGCTGCTTCAACTACAAAAGAAGGGTGTGGATCAGGTGGATCTACATGTACTCGTTCAGCTATTGCTGCTCCAGTCTCAACAAGACCAAGCAAACAACAAAGCAGTAGACATGTATAAATTACCAGAGTGGAACTACGATAACATCATGAAAATAGCAAGGAAGCTTAAGAAGCATATGGAAGCAGACGAGGAGCTTAATGAGCAAATTAGTGTAGAAAAGAGAACAACTaagcaaggaggaggaggagagaacaAGGAGGAGAAAGACAAAGGAGATGGAGAcagagaagaggggaaggaggagaacgagaaagacaaaggagaagcagACGGAGAAGgagagcaggaggaggagatgaaggacaaggaaaaaggaggagaagagaggaaggaggagccgCACCACGAGAAGCAGGAGCACAAGAAGGAAAAGGAAGtgaaagaagaagagaggaaggaggagcagaacaaggagaaagaggagagggaagggacAGAAGAAAAACAAgtaggaggaggggagaaaaaagaagaaaaagaagacggTGATGATGATGGCGTCATCGACGACAAttacgatgaggaggaggaggaggaggaagaagatgacgacCCGATTCATCTTCATGAAGCTCAATACGTACAAATTCTACTAGAAGTGTTCCCAAAGATCACCAGCAGCAAGGCCCAGCAGCAGGACAAATCAGAGGCCAAGCAAGCTACAAACACCGCAACGACTACATTGGATGAGGTACGAATCAAACAAATGATCAATGACGCAAAACGAGATATCTTAAGGGAGCTGCGGGGAGGCAAATCTGATAAGAATGAAGCAACAGGAGAACCTGATGTTCCACCTGATAAGAATCAACCAACAGGTGAACATGCAGGTGTTCCGGACCAAAATGGAGAGGCTTGTTTTGAAGAATTAGAGCTGAAGATCGAAGAAATCAAGCAGGAACTTAAAGAGCAGCTGAAGATCAAAGGGATCGTGGACAAGATCAAACATCACTTACAGGGTGAGTGCCCCCTCATTATCCTAAAAGTTGATGACATGATGGATGGATCCAGATGGGAGGAGTTCAGAAGGGCTTTGAGCCTATTAGAATGCAGTGCCGATGCACTGATCTTCACCACAGAGAGCACCGAACAGGCTAAAGGATATTGCTATCCACCGCGAGAACCTATAGATCACTGTTCTCATGTTGGTCTCTACCATCATACAGTGCTCGAACTTACTAGCAAGCAGAAGAATAAAAGCAACTATGACCCCCGGATTTTTCTTGACATCTTGAAGGAGTGTGAGGGGCATGAATTCTGCATGAGGATCTTCACCCATGCTGTGTATGCTAACCCCAAGAAGAGCACTGAAGAGTTAAGCAAGCTGCACAGCACCCTGCAGGATTCACAAAAATCATTTGACGCAATAGCTAAGAATATGCTCATGTACTCTTACAATGATCTGCCTAAAGAATACAAATCCTGCTTGTTGTACCTAGCTATCTTCCCCAAGGGACAGAAGATCAGGCGGTCAACCTTGATTGGACGGTGGGTTACAGAAGGGTTGACATTCAAGGAAGATTGGCCCAGTTCTGTGCGTCAGGCAAATCAATGTTTTGATGCCCTCATCCGTCGGTGGCTTGTTTATCCTGCTGATATTGGTGCCACAGGAAAGATCAAGAGCTGTGAAGTAGGTGATCTAGTTCATGGGTTCATTACCACAATTGCTAGAAAACAACACATTGTGGAGACACGCCTATCACATCACTTGGCTCGCCACTTCTCCATTTTCAATGATCTCCGACTCCGCAGTTCCGATAGAATTCAAACGTTCTTCCAAAGCCTCTCACAATCATCTCGAGTATCCCTACTGAAGGTTCTAGATCTAGAAGGTTGTCAGTGCTTTGGTGTTAAGAATCAGAGGTACCTCAAGGACATCTGCAACAAGATGTTACTGCTCAAGTATCTGAGCCTAAAGGGAACAAATATTACCCAACTGCCCAGAGAAATCAACTGCCTCCGTGAGCTAGAGGTATTGGATATCCGAGAAACCATGGTGCCAGCAAATGCAACGGTTAATGTCCTGCTCTTGAAGCTGAAGCGTCTACTTGCTGGTCACATTGACCCAAGTCTAAGAAATTTTCGCACTAGCGTTCATATTCCTCACAGGATAGACAAGATGGTAAACATAGAGGTACTATCTAATGTCAAGGCCCAGCGCAGTGATGATTTGGAAGATATTGGAAAGCTATGGCAGCTGAGGAAGCTAGGTGTGGTTATTAATGCTAAGAAAAGTCACCTCGAGAAGTTGCTTAAAGCAATCAGCGACCTACATGAGTGCATCCGTTCTCTGACAATCACTATTCCCACAACCACACTCGAGGGTACTCCTTCAAACCCAGAGTTACCAGATCATATTGACTCTAACCTTCCCCATCCCAAGAAACTTGAGAGTCTAAGCATCAGTGGAGCCAGGTATCTTTTTCCATTGTTGATCAAAAGTGATAATAACAAGCTTGCCAAGGTAACTCTAAGTAGCACACAACTGAACCAAGATGATCTGGAGGTCCTCGCCAAGCTACCCAAGTTACAGTGTGTTAGGCTCCGACACATTTCATGCACAGAGAGCATGCTCATCTTCAAGAAAGATGATTTCAAATGTCTCAAGTACCTTCTTATTGAGGGCTTTAACTTGACTAATATCACTTTTGAGAATAGATCAGCCTGTGAGCTCGAGAAGATGGTTTTATCTTCCACCAGCATAGAGTCTATCTCTGGAGTTGATAGGCTTCCAAAATTCAAAGAGCTTGAGTTGAACAACAGCCCTGTCCCGAATGAGGTGAAAGAAGCCATTGAAAACAATAAAAGGATAAATCTTAAATGTAATGAACCATGA
- the LOC4350850 gene encoding uncharacterized protein codes for MTELAAGAVSSLLVVIRNEAVLLGGVRDDVQFIKEEMESMNSFLGHLARSAPQGGEHDEQVRTWMNQVRLLAQDCNNCIDLYLYSGNPEIHRTKGRLRRHLWWVYWSLRKMVAQHRAAIQLRQLKDRARDVGKRRLRYGVEIPATTKAAAPDATGGYVAEDDEEEDEDDREGQFAVATPTLAHHSARWPVFEPPSLDDYVEAKLLEWIGGVPGNAIVTLSIAIVAPDADNKEVLAIAHETLVAPNYYYRRSIMVNVPAVHLDVLPLRPKEVLYYILRELEREEAAGSQKQPTDQGEWEEEDPDPWQDYYKKCGIYRSKKSVLGKIKRNIKKMNIYEKLDKIKSDIREGQHKSNKLLLLQLQKKGADQVDLHVLLQLLVLQSQQDQAKNKAVDTHKLPEWNDNLIEKLAMRLKDHMEADEKTKKLNEQTGVEEETAVRQGGGGEREEDEKDERGDGEEEGKEERRDMEKGGEERKEQQQEEQEKEGRKEEQNEVRKETEGRKEQVAGEEEEKEDHDADNDEDSNDDDDDEEEEEEDDDDDEEEPIHLHEDQYEQILREVFTKNASSKAQEQDKLVAEQATKTAATTLDEERIKQMINEAKQDVLRELRGRETDKNQATGEPDVPPDKNQATGQHAVVLDQNEEAYFEEVEQKIEEIKQELKEQLKIKWIVDKIKHHLQDQCPLIILKFDQMMDGSRWEEIRKALSLLELSADALIFTTGSTEQAKGYCYPPREPIDHCSLVGLYYYTVLKLTSKHKNEDNDNAQIFRGILEECEGHEFCMKIFTHAVYANPKRSNEELRKLHSTLQSPKKSFDTIAKKMFMYSYNDLPKEYKSCLLYLAIFPKGQKIRRSTLIARWVAEGLTFKEDWPSSVYQANRCFDALIRRWLVYPDDISATGKIKSCVVGDPVHGFITAIARKQHIVETRLSHHLARHFSIFNDLRLRSSDRIGTFFQGLSRSSRVSLLKVLDLEGCQCFASKNQRYLKDICNKMLLLKYLSLKGTDITQLPKEINCLRELEVLDIRETKVPANATVHVLLLKLKRLLAGASQIDPTPRNFVTNVRIPSRIDKMINIEVLSNVKAQQHDNLEDIGKLCQLRKLGVVIDGKKSHLGSLLKAISDLHASLRSLSITIPTTTLEVTPSSPELQDIASRLKDHPEFLESLSISGAKHLFPLLTKGGNKKLAKVTLSNTPLNQDDLKFFAQLPMLQCVRLRHISCTESVLNFKKDDFKCLKYLLIEGSNLTNITFEDEAACELEKMVLSSTCIESISGVHGLPKFEELELNSSSCGRLLSSCFYNVERIAKLTLRGTLLKQGDLRIIARELNICCLVLLENSFDISQNQITFEKEEFIWLKLLSVDCSTITKINFITGSAPRLKKIVWSSFTSLSGINNLPRLKELEFNGYSVPNDVEEAIKNNKSINLKHNKP; via the coding sequence ATGACCGAGCTCGCGGCTGGCGCCGTGAGCTCACTGCTGGTGGTCATCCGCAACGAGGCTGTGCTGCTTGGCGGCGTCCGGGACGATGTGCAGTTCAtcaaggaggagatggagagcaTGAACAGCTTCCTGGGGCACCTAGCCAGGAGCGCGCCGCAGGGTGGAGAGCACGACGAGCAGGTGCGCACCTGGATGAACCAGGTGCGCCTGCTCGCGCAGGACTGCAACAACTGCATCGACCTCTACCTCTACAGCGGGAACCCGGAGATCCACCGTACCAAAGGTAGACTCCGGCGACACCTCTGGTGGGTCTACTGGTCCCTGCGCAAGATGGTCGCGCAGCACCGAGCGGCCATCCAACTCCGCCAGCTCAAGGACCGGGCGCGGGACGTCGGCAAGCGACGACTGAGGTATGGCGTTGAGATCCCAGCCACGACGAAGGCGGCCGCACCTGATGCAACAGGTGGCTATGTTGCTGAGGacgatgaagaagaagatgaagatgaccGCGAAGGACAATTTGCTGTGGCAACACCAACGTTGGCCCATCATTCTGCTCGATGGCCCGTCTTTGAGCCCCCTTCTCTGGACGACTACGTGGAGGCGAAGttattggagtggattggggGAGTTCCTGGAAACGCCATCGTGACGTTGTCCATCGCCATTGTAGCACCAGATGCAGATAATAAGGAAGTCCTTGCTATTGCACATGAAACTTTGGTTGCTCCAAACTACTACTACCGTCGCAGTATCATGGTCAACGTCCCGGCGGTGCACCTTGATGTTTTACCGCTTCGACCCAAGGAGGTCCTCTACTACATCTTGCGGGAGCTCGAGCGGGAAGAAGCGGCCGGATCGCAGAAGCAGCCCACAGATCAAGGtgaatgggaggaggaggatcctGACCCTTGGCAAGATTACTACAAAAAATGTGGCATTTACCGTAGCAAAAAAAGTGTGCTCGGTAAAATCAAAAGGAATATAAAAAAGATGAATATTTACGAAAAGcttgataagatcaagagcGACATTCGAGAAGGACAACACAAGAGCAACAAGCTGTTGCTGCTTCAGCTACAAAAGAAAGGTGCGGATCAGGTGGACCTACATGTACTCCTTCAGCTGTTGGTGCTCCAGTCTCAGCAAGACCAAGCGAAGAACAAAGCAGTAGACACCCATAAATTACCAGAGTGGAACGACAACCTCATAGAAAAATTAGCCATGAGGCTGAAGGATCATATGGAAGCAGATGAAAAGACCAAGAAGCTTAATGAGCAAACTGGAGTAGAAGAAGAAACAGCAGTCAGacaaggcggaggaggagagagggaggaggatgagaaAGACGAAAGAGGAGAcggagaagaagaggggaaggaggagaggagggacatggagaaaggaggagaagagaggaaggagcagcagcaggaggagcaggagaaagaagggaggaaggaggaacAGAACGAGGTAAGAAAGGAGacagaaggaagaaaagaacaagtagcaggagaggaggaagaaaaagaagaccATGATGCTGATAATGATGAAGACagcaatgatgatgatgatgatgaggaggaggaggaggaggacgacgacgatgatgaagaagaaCCAATTCATCTTCATGAAGATCAATATGAACAAATCCTACGAGAAGTGTTCACAAAGAACGCCAGCAGCAAGGCCCAGGAGCAAGATAAATTGGTGGCCGAGCAAGCTACAAAGACTGCAGCCACTACATTGGATGAGGAACGAATCAAACAAATGATCAACGAAGCAAAACAAGATGTCTTAAGGGAGCTGCGGGGACGCGAAACTGATAAGAATCAAGCAACAGGTGAACCTGATGTTCCACCTGATAAGAATCAAGCAACAGGTCAACATGCAGTTGTTCTGGATCAAAACGAAGAGGCTTATTTTGAAGAAGTAGAGCAGAAGATTGAAGAAATCAAGCAGGAACTTAAAGAGCAGCTGAAGATCAAATGGATCGTGGACAAGATTAAACATCACTTACAGGATCAGTGCCCCCTCATTATCCTAAAATTTGATCAGATGATGGATGGATCCCGATGGGAGGAGATCAGAAAGGCTCTGAGCCTGTTAGAATTGAGTGCCGATGCATTGATCTTCACCACAGGGAGCACAGAACAGGCTAAAGGATATTGCTATCCACCACGAGAACCTATAGATCACTGTTCTCTTGTTGGTCTCTACTATTATACGGTGCTCAAGCTTACTAGCAAGCACAAGAATGAAGACAACGATAACGCACAGATTTTTCGTGGCATCTTGGAGGAGTGTGAGGGGCATGAATTCTGCATGAAGATCTTCACTCATGCTGTGTATGCTAATCCCAAGAGGAGCAATGAAGAGTTAAGGAAGCTACACAGCACCCTGCAGTCTCCAAAAAAATCATTCGACACCATAGCTAAGAAGATGTTCATGTACTCTTACAATGATCTACCTAAAGAATACAAGTCATGCTTGCTGTACCTAGCTATCTTCCCCAAGGGACAGAAGATTAGGCGGTCAACCTTGATTGCAAGGTGGGTTGCAGAAGGGTTGACATTCAAGGAAGATTGGCCCAGCTCTGTGTATCAAGCAAATCGATGTTTTGATGCCCTCATCCGTCGGTGGCTTGTTTATCCTGATGATATTAGTGCCACAGGAAAGATCAAGAGCTGTGTGGTAGGCGATCCAGTTCATGGGTTCATTACCGCAATTGCCAGAAAACAACATATTGTGGAGACACGCCTATCTCATCACTTGGCTCGCCACTTCTCCATTTTCAATGATCTTCGACTCCGCAGCTCTGATAGAATTGGCACGTTCTTCCAAGGCCTCTCACGATCATCTCGAGTATCCCTACTCAAGGTGCTAGATCTAGAAGGTTGTCAGTGCTTTGCTAGTAAGAATCAGCGGTACCTCAAGGACATCTGCAACAAGATGTTACTGCTCAAATATCTGAGCCTAAAGGGAACAGATATTACCCAGCTGCCCAAGGAAATCAACTGCCTCCGCGAGCTAGAGGTATTGGATATCCGAGAAACCAAGGTGCCTGCAAATGCAACAGTACATGTCCTGCTCTTGAAGCTGAAGCGTCTACTTGCTGGTGCTAGTCAGATTGATCCAACTCCAAGAAATTTTGTCACTAACGTCCGGATTCCTTCCAGGATAGACAAGATGATAAACATAGAGGTACTATCTAATGTCAAGGCCCAGCAACATGATAATTTGGAAGATATTGGGAAGCTATGCCAGTTGAGGAAGCTAGGTGTGGTTATTGATGGTAAGAAAAGTCACCTTGGGAGTTTGCTTAAAGCGATCAGTGACCTACATGCAAGCCTCCGTTCTCTGTCAATCACTATTCCCACAACCACACTCGAGGTTACTCCTTCAAGCCCAGAGTTACAAGATATTGCATCTCGCCTAAAAGACCATCCTGAGTTTCTTGAGAGTCTAAGCATCAGTGGAGCCAAGCATCTTTTTCCATTGTTGACCAAAGGTGGTAATAAGAAACTTGCCAAGGTAACTCTAAGCAACACCCCACTGAACCAAGATGATCTGAAGTTCTTTGCCCAGCTGCCCATGTTACAGTGTGTTAGGCTCCGACACATTTCATGCACCGAGAGTGTGCTCAACTTCAAGAAAGATGATTTCAAATGCCTCAAGTACCTTCTTATTGAGGGCTCAAACTTGACTAATATTACTTTTGAGGATGAGGCAGCCTGTGAGCTCGAGAAGATGGTTTTATCTTCCACTTGCATAGAGTCTATTTCTGGAGTTCATGGGCTTCCAAAATTCGAAGAGCTTGAGTTGAACAGCAGCAGCTGCGGAAGGTTGCTATCATCATGTTTTTACAATGTTGAACGAATAGCCAAGCTGACTCTTCGTGGTACATTGCTGAAGCAAGGTGATCTACGAATCATCGCCAGGGAACTAAATATATGCTGCCTAGTGCTCTTGGAAAACTCTTTTGACATAAGCCAGAACCAGATTACCTTCgaaaaagaagagttcatatGGCTCAAACTTCTTAGTGTTGATTGCTCTACCATCACCAAGATTAACTTCATCACTGGATCAGCTCCTAGGCTCAAGAAGATCGTCTGGTCATCTTTCACCTCTCTCTCTGGCATCAATAACCTTCCTAGGTTGAAGGAGCTCGAGTTCAATGGATACTCAGTCCCAAATGATGTGGAAGAAGCcattaaaaacaataaaagcATAAATCTTAAACATAATAAACCATAA